The Pirellulimonas nuda genome includes a region encoding these proteins:
- a CDS encoding cupin domain-containing protein, producing the protein MTDINDAGRLIDLFDTGAQPEPKPKLLLQNDAFKVMRLALPAGKTIAEHKAPKEIVVQCVTGRVEFTAMGQTHTMAPGNLLHLPPSEPHALTATADSIVLVTMAK; encoded by the coding sequence ATGACGGATATCAACGACGCTGGACGGCTGATCGACTTGTTCGACACGGGCGCCCAGCCCGAACCCAAGCCGAAGCTGCTGCTGCAGAACGATGCGTTCAAGGTCATGCGGTTGGCGCTCCCGGCGGGTAAAACGATCGCCGAGCACAAGGCGCCCAAGGAGATCGTGGTGCAGTGCGTCACGGGCCGGGTCGAGTTCACGGCGATGGGGCAAACCCACACAATGGCGCCGGGCAACCTGCTGCACCTCCCCCCCAGCGAGCCGCACGCGCTGACGGCCACAGCCGACTCGATCGTGCTCGTCACGATGGCCAAGTAG
- a CDS encoding YwiC-like family protein, translating to MSATSVSHSLLSVPPIPRAKLEPREHGAYAILGIPLLTSIWMAGLSIEGACVALASAAGFLAHEPLLVAWGRRGQRAQQAAPAARRRLLLLLTAASACGSVALLQGSPATRVAMLGCLLLAASGLALAAAGGHRTQGARLWCVAGLSAPCVPILLSGDWSISQSIATWAAWLIGFAATTVAMGSVLAQKKTRSRAARGAWIVALAGLAAGLTLAGRTPAVVSAPMLGVSAWLVFWPPPAQQIKRIGWALVAATVATAAGMIAIA from the coding sequence ATGAGCGCGACCTCGGTTTCACATTCGCTGCTGAGCGTGCCCCCCATTCCCCGGGCGAAGCTGGAGCCAAGGGAGCATGGCGCCTACGCGATCCTAGGGATCCCGCTGCTCACGTCGATCTGGATGGCGGGCCTCTCGATCGAGGGCGCCTGCGTCGCGCTGGCGTCGGCGGCCGGCTTCTTGGCTCACGAGCCGCTGCTGGTGGCTTGGGGGCGTCGCGGCCAGCGGGCGCAACAAGCCGCGCCCGCGGCCCGGCGGCGGCTCTTGCTCCTGCTGACCGCGGCGTCTGCTTGCGGGTCGGTGGCCCTGCTGCAGGGGTCCCCCGCAACGCGCGTGGCGATGTTGGGGTGCCTGCTGCTGGCGGCGAGCGGCCTGGCGCTGGCGGCGGCCGGCGGCCACCGCACGCAGGGGGCCCGGTTGTGGTGCGTCGCCGGCTTGTCCGCGCCCTGCGTGCCGATCCTGCTGTCGGGGGACTGGTCGATCTCGCAGAGCATCGCCACGTGGGCCGCGTGGTTGATCGGCTTCGCCGCGACCACCGTAGCGATGGGGAGCGTGCTGGCGCAGAAGAAGACGCGGTCGAGGGCCGCCCGCGGGGCTTGGATCGTCGCGCTGGCGGGCCTGGCGGCGGGGCTGACGCTTGCCGGTCGAACGCCGGCGGTCGTCTCGGCGCCGATGCTGGGGGTAAGTGCTTGGCTGGTGTTCTGGCCTCCCCCCGCACAACAGATCAAACGGATCGGATGGGCCCTGGTGGCCGCCACGGTGGCGACCGCCGCAGGGATGATCGCAATCGCCTAG
- the hemG gene encoding protoporphyrinogen oxidase, producing the protein MDRFTGQRRVAVIGGGVSGLAAAHRLRRLAPGLDVRLLESGPRLGGVIRTHRESGFLIEGAADNFITNPPHAVDLCHDLGLTDELIRTNPNGHGAMVVSRGRLEPIPPGFVVMAPSRVWPLLSTRVLSPLGKLRSACELLAPRKRGGDDESLESFVTRRFGREMFERLVQPLVGGIYTADPARLSVAATMPRFLEMERKHGSLIRAMMAERRQRGQAREEHGGARYSQFMTLRGGMSRLIDALGASLPADAVCHNAPVHALDHDGDGWRLSYGDGGRLDADAVVVACPAPQAAAIVRRVDPTITRLLSQIEYASCAVVSLAFGRDQIRRPINAFGFVAPRIEGRRILSCSFSSEKYAGRAPEGAVLMRVFIGGALQPGLLDSPDSGLVELACQELAALLRIRGGPILSHVTRQNHAMPQYHLGHLDRVAQINQRLLARPTLALAGSALNGVGAPGCIASGQEAARRVVAAMESSPIGRAAPGGVV; encoded by the coding sequence ATGGATCGTTTCACCGGGCAGCGACGCGTCGCCGTGATCGGTGGAGGCGTCTCAGGGCTAGCCGCCGCGCACCGGCTCCGTCGGCTCGCACCGGGGCTCGACGTCCGTCTGCTGGAGTCGGGCCCGCGTCTCGGGGGCGTGATCCGCACGCACCGCGAGAGCGGGTTCCTCATCGAGGGGGCAGCGGACAACTTCATCACCAACCCGCCGCACGCGGTCGATCTGTGCCACGACCTCGGCCTGACCGACGAACTGATCCGCACCAACCCGAACGGCCACGGCGCGATGGTGGTGAGCCGCGGCAGGCTCGAGCCGATCCCGCCGGGGTTCGTGGTGATGGCTCCTTCGCGGGTCTGGCCGCTGCTCTCGACGAGGGTGCTGAGCCCGCTGGGCAAGCTGCGCAGCGCCTGCGAGCTGCTGGCGCCGCGCAAACGGGGCGGCGACGACGAATCGCTGGAGTCGTTCGTGACGCGTCGGTTTGGGAGGGAGATGTTCGAACGGCTCGTTCAGCCGCTGGTGGGGGGCATCTACACGGCGGACCCCGCGCGGTTGAGCGTCGCGGCGACGATGCCTAGGTTCTTGGAGATGGAGCGCAAGCACGGAAGCCTCATCCGAGCGATGATGGCCGAGCGTCGGCAGCGGGGGCAGGCACGCGAGGAGCACGGGGGCGCCCGCTACAGCCAGTTCATGACGCTGCGGGGCGGGATGTCGCGACTGATCGACGCGCTGGGCGCCAGCCTCCCGGCGGACGCGGTCTGCCACAACGCGCCTGTTCATGCGCTCGATCACGACGGCGACGGCTGGCGGCTGTCGTACGGCGACGGGGGCCGGCTCGACGCAGACGCGGTGGTGGTAGCGTGCCCGGCGCCGCAGGCGGCCGCGATCGTGCGGCGGGTTGATCCCACGATCACGCGGCTGCTCTCGCAGATCGAGTACGCCAGCTGCGCGGTGGTGTCACTCGCCTTCGGGCGCGACCAGATCCGCCGGCCGATCAACGCGTTCGGGTTTGTGGCGCCCCGCATCGAAGGCCGCCGAATCCTCTCGTGCAGCTTCTCGAGCGAGAAATACGCGGGACGCGCGCCCGAGGGCGCCGTTCTGATGCGGGTGTTCATTGGCGGCGCGCTGCAGCCCGGCCTGCTCGACTCGCCCGACAGCGGGCTGGTGGAGCTTGCCTGCCAAGAGCTGGCCGCGCTACTGCGGATCCGGGGGGGCCCGATCCTCAGCCACGTCACCCGCCAAAACCACGCCATGCCCCAGTACCACCTGGGACACCTGGACCGCGTCGCCCAGATCAACCAGCGGTTGCTTGCGCGCCCCACGCTCGCATTGGCCGGCAGCGCGCTGAACGGGGTGGGGGCGCCCGGCTGCATCGCGAGCGGACAAGAAGCGGCGCGACGCGTGGTCGCCGCGATGGAGTCTTCGCCGATCGGCAGGGCGGCGCCGGGGGGAGTCGTATGA
- a CDS encoding TIGR04053 family radical SAM/SPASM domain-containing protein, producing MHAGPRDATRPTHLRSRASFDHSPMLVFYELTRACDLVCLHCRACAQSRPDPRELSTQQSKRLIDELTRFPSPPMLVLTGGDPLKRRDIFQLIEHAVESGIEVSITPSATPLINRDSISRLRRAGISRMAISIDGADAATHDANRGVAGSFDRSLEALRIARQEGVQSQVNTTLTPANVGQIGAIAGLCDTLGIALWSVFFLIPVGRAAGMQRLDAQECEEAFGLLLQESRRRSYMVKTTEAPHYRRYVIQNASNRGAPTAPRGFIPAGVNDGKGVMFVSHTGEVFPTGFLPVRCGRFPADSLVEVYQRSPTFKTLRDPRQLRGKCGVCEFRNVCGGSRARAFGATGDMMAEEPDCVYIPPAYQGTA from the coding sequence ATGCACGCCGGACCCCGAGACGCCACCCGCCCTACGCACCTGAGGTCGCGTGCGTCGTTCGATCACAGCCCCATGCTCGTGTTCTACGAGCTGACCCGGGCGTGCGACCTGGTCTGCTTGCATTGCCGCGCGTGCGCCCAGAGCCGCCCCGACCCGCGCGAGCTCTCCACCCAGCAATCGAAGCGGTTGATCGACGAGCTGACGAGGTTCCCTTCGCCGCCGATGCTGGTGCTGACCGGGGGCGACCCCCTGAAGCGGCGGGACATCTTCCAACTGATCGAGCACGCCGTGGAGTCGGGCATCGAGGTATCGATCACGCCCAGCGCCACGCCACTGATCAACCGCGACTCCATCAGCCGCCTGCGGCGTGCCGGGATCTCGCGGATGGCCATCAGCATCGACGGCGCCGACGCGGCGACCCACGACGCCAACCGCGGCGTGGCCGGCAGCTTCGACCGCAGCCTGGAGGCGCTGCGCATCGCCCGGCAAGAGGGGGTCCAGTCGCAAGTCAACACCACGCTGACGCCCGCCAACGTCGGCCAGATCGGGGCGATAGCCGGGCTGTGCGACACGCTGGGGATCGCCCTGTGGTCGGTCTTTTTCCTCATCCCGGTCGGGCGCGCCGCGGGGATGCAGCGGCTCGACGCCCAGGAGTGTGAGGAGGCGTTCGGGCTGCTGCTGCAAGAGTCGCGGCGGCGATCGTACATGGTGAAGACTACCGAAGCGCCCCACTACCGCCGGTACGTGATCCAGAACGCCTCGAATCGGGGGGCGCCTACCGCGCCGCGTGGGTTCATCCCGGCCGGCGTGAACGACGGTAAAGGGGTGATGTTTGTCAGCCACACCGGCGAGGTCTTTCCCACCGGATTCCTGCCGGTGCGCTGCGGCCGCTTCCCTGCGGACAGCCTCGTCGAGGTCTATCAGCGTTCGCCGACGTTCAAGACGCTGCGCGACCCTCGGCAGTTGCGGGGCAAGTGCGGCGTGTGCGAGTTCCGCAACGTGTGCGGCGGGTCGCGCGCCCGGGCGTTTGGCGCGACCGGCGACATGATGGCCGAAGAGCCCGACTGCGTTTATATTCCCCCCGCGTACCAGGGCACGGCGTGA
- a CDS encoding formylglycine-generating enzyme family protein: MSMLARVMLLAAGLLAAAPAYSAEAELPPGVAAERPSEGPFVEHDGVFLVPYWEQVPGADVRFEMIPVPGGELLLGSPDSEPGRADDEGPQRRVTLPPFWIAAREVSWAEYRPFMNLCAAFEKFNDAGTRPVTDENRVDAITAPSKLYEPSFTFAAGEDPQLPAVSMTQFSAKQYSKWISLVNERFYRLPTEAEWEHACRAGSGAAYAFGDGAEQLNQHAWHAGNSDEATHPVGQKRPNAWGLYDMHGNACEWVLDAYTPEGYAALPPGPTPSDQAVQWPTKLSPRTLRGGSALLDAERSRSAARRAADDEELKLYDPNTPTSPWWYANDEAQDIGFRLVRPYAAPAADGRAKVWDADVPTILRVANFRIEKEGRGEWGLADPDLPAALEALRRPSK, translated from the coding sequence ATGAGCATGCTAGCGCGCGTAATGCTACTGGCGGCCGGGTTGCTGGCCGCGGCGCCGGCGTACTCGGCCGAGGCGGAGCTGCCGCCGGGCGTCGCGGCGGAACGGCCGTCCGAAGGACCCTTCGTCGAGCACGACGGGGTGTTCCTGGTCCCGTACTGGGAACAGGTGCCTGGCGCCGACGTGCGGTTCGAGATGATCCCCGTGCCGGGGGGAGAGCTGCTGCTTGGCAGCCCCGACTCCGAGCCGGGCCGCGCCGACGACGAGGGCCCGCAGCGGCGGGTGACCCTCCCGCCGTTCTGGATCGCGGCGCGTGAGGTCTCCTGGGCCGAGTACCGCCCGTTCATGAACCTGTGCGCGGCGTTCGAGAAGTTCAACGACGCGGGGACCCGTCCCGTGACCGACGAGAACCGTGTCGACGCGATCACGGCGCCCTCGAAGCTGTACGAGCCGAGCTTCACGTTCGCCGCGGGCGAGGACCCTCAGCTCCCCGCGGTGTCGATGACGCAGTTCTCGGCCAAGCAGTACTCCAAGTGGATCAGCCTGGTGAACGAGCGGTTCTACCGGCTGCCGACCGAGGCCGAGTGGGAGCACGCCTGCCGGGCCGGCTCGGGCGCGGCGTACGCGTTCGGCGACGGGGCCGAGCAGCTCAACCAGCACGCCTGGCACGCCGGCAACTCCGACGAGGCGACGCACCCCGTGGGGCAGAAGCGGCCCAACGCGTGGGGCCTGTACGACATGCACGGCAACGCCTGCGAGTGGGTGTTAGACGCCTACACCCCAGAGGGCTACGCCGCGCTGCCCCCGGGCCCAACCCCCTCCGACCAAGCGGTGCAGTGGCCCACCAAGCTCTCCCCCAGGACGCTGCGCGGCGGTTCGGCGCTGCTGGACGCCGAGCGCAGCCGCAGCGCGGCCCGCCGGGCGGCGGACGACGAGGAGCTGAAGCTCTACGACCCCAACACCCCGACCAGCCCGTGGTGGTACGCCAACGACGAGGCGCAGGACATCGGTTTCCGCTTGGTGCGTCCCTACGCCGCGCCCGCCGCGGACGGGCGCGCAAAGGTGTGGGACGCCGACGTCCCCACGATCCTGCGGGTCGCCAACTTCCGCATCGAGAAGGAAGGACGCGGCGAGTGGGGGCTGGCGGACCCCGATCTTCCAGCGGCGCTCGAGGCGCTCCGCCGGCCCAGCAAGTAG
- a CDS encoding Gfo/Idh/MocA family protein — translation MTDTSHTSSPDRRVFLKGAAVASSALATAAWAAPRAVGATAGVHTGVDETLRIGLVGCGGRGTGAAVDALVADKNSELVAVGDTFVDRAQDMLEALGFEESVADRIKVSGDRVFSGFDAYKQVIDSGVDVVLLCTPPHFRAEQFEYAVAQGKHCFVEKPVATDIPSLRRVAAACDEARKKKLAVVSGLCWRYDPGVRETVKRLQDGAIGDIVAIESSYNAGTLWRRTPKPGAPPWSQMEEQVRNWLYYTWLSGDIICEQAIHSLDKTAWLLGDASPVEAMALGGRQQRTDPKYGHVFDHFSVFFTYPQGQHVYFTCRQQDGCTTRVEERVLGTKGTAEVLAGRIDGPSAWKYDGPKPSMYRVEHEELFRSIRDGDPIHNGDYMINSTQISIMGRMAAYTGKTLTWDQVAASEQKLGPAQYAWTDIESPPVAIPGVTKFA, via the coding sequence ATGACTGATACATCTCATACAAGCTCGCCCGACCGTCGCGTGTTCCTCAAGGGCGCCGCGGTCGCGTCGTCCGCCCTCGCAACCGCGGCCTGGGCTGCGCCACGCGCCGTCGGCGCGACCGCCGGCGTCCACACGGGGGTCGACGAGACGCTCCGCATCGGGCTGGTGGGCTGCGGCGGGCGCGGGACCGGCGCCGCGGTCGACGCGTTGGTCGCAGACAAGAACTCCGAGCTGGTGGCCGTGGGCGACACGTTCGTCGACCGGGCGCAGGACATGCTCGAGGCATTGGGGTTCGAGGAGTCGGTCGCCGATCGGATCAAGGTCTCGGGCGACCGGGTGTTCAGCGGCTTTGACGCGTACAAGCAGGTGATCGACAGCGGCGTCGACGTCGTGCTGCTGTGCACGCCGCCCCACTTCCGCGCAGAGCAGTTCGAGTACGCCGTGGCGCAGGGCAAGCACTGCTTCGTCGAGAAGCCGGTGGCGACCGACATCCCCAGCCTACGCCGCGTAGCGGCCGCTTGCGACGAGGCGAGGAAGAAGAAGCTGGCGGTTGTTTCGGGCCTCTGCTGGCGGTACGACCCGGGGGTCCGCGAGACGGTCAAGCGGCTCCAAGACGGCGCCATCGGCGACATCGTGGCGATCGAGTCGAGCTACAACGCCGGCACGCTGTGGCGCCGCACCCCGAAGCCGGGGGCGCCCCCGTGGAGCCAGATGGAAGAGCAGGTGCGCAACTGGCTGTACTACACGTGGCTCAGCGGCGACATCATCTGCGAGCAGGCGATCCACAGCCTCGACAAGACCGCTTGGCTGCTGGGCGACGCCAGCCCCGTTGAGGCGATGGCGCTCGGCGGACGCCAGCAACGCACCGACCCGAAGTACGGCCACGTGTTCGACCACTTCTCGGTCTTCTTCACCTACCCCCAGGGGCAGCACGTCTACTTCACCTGCCGCCAGCAGGACGGCTGCACCACGCGGGTCGAGGAACGGGTGCTTGGCACCAAGGGCACGGCCGAGGTGCTGGCGGGCCGCATCGACGGCCCCAGCGCCTGGAAGTACGACGGCCCCAAGCCCAGCATGTACCGCGTCGAGCACGAGGAACTGTTCCGCAGCATCCGCGACGGCGACCCGATCCACAACGGCGACTACATGATCAACAGCACGCAGATCTCGATCATGGGCCGGATGGCGGCCTACACGGGCAAGACGCTCACGTGGGACCAGGTGGCGGCCAGCGAACAGAAGCTCGGCCCCGCCCAGTACGCCTGGACCGACATCGAGTCGCCGCCGGTCGCGATCCCGGGGGTCACCAAGTTCGCATGA
- a CDS encoding sugar phosphate isomerase/epimerase family protein — protein MPSPIGTSTPVHPPTEPTGPAVSRRGFVQRLSAASLLGAGWTVVPRRVAAAPTAPAADSNKGRIFKSVKWGMIAIEGPAETTTLDRFRLCKELGYDGMELVSPEGPSAAEVRAASEATGMPVHGLVDMKHWDVRLSSPDPKVRDQGREFFEQSLRDCHAYGGSSVLLVPGNVGGADETHDDVWRRSIEQIRLTLPLASRLGVRVLIENVWNGFCENPDEARDYLDEIDSPWVGAYFDIGNVRKFAPSEEWVRTLGPRIVKLDVKDWGASSGFCKIGDGDVNWPAVRQALAEIGFTGWCTAEVEGGGRERLADIAQRMNKVLALA, from the coding sequence ATGCCCAGCCCGATCGGAACGAGCACGCCCGTCCATCCGCCAACAGAACCGACCGGCCCCGCCGTGTCGCGGCGGGGGTTCGTCCAGCGTCTGTCGGCGGCCTCGCTGCTGGGCGCCGGCTGGACGGTGGTGCCGCGGCGCGTGGCGGCGGCCCCGACGGCGCCGGCCGCCGACAGCAACAAGGGGCGCATCTTCAAGTCGGTGAAGTGGGGGATGATCGCGATCGAGGGCCCCGCCGAAACAACGACGCTCGATCGCTTCCGCCTGTGCAAAGAACTGGGCTACGACGGCATGGAACTGGTCAGCCCGGAGGGGCCGAGCGCCGCCGAAGTACGCGCCGCCAGCGAAGCGACCGGCATGCCGGTGCACGGGCTGGTGGACATGAAGCATTGGGACGTCCGCCTCTCGTCGCCCGACCCCAAGGTGCGCGACCAGGGACGGGAGTTCTTCGAACAGTCGCTGCGCGACTGCCACGCGTACGGCGGCTCGTCGGTGCTGCTGGTGCCGGGCAACGTGGGCGGCGCGGACGAAACGCACGACGACGTGTGGCGTCGCTCGATCGAGCAGATCCGCCTCACGCTGCCGCTGGCCAGCCGGCTGGGGGTGCGGGTGCTGATCGAGAACGTCTGGAACGGCTTCTGCGAGAACCCGGACGAGGCGCGCGACTACCTCGACGAGATCGACAGCCCCTGGGTGGGCGCCTACTTCGACATCGGCAACGTCCGGAAGTTCGCCCCCAGCGAAGAGTGGGTCCGCACGCTCGGTCCGCGCATCGTCAAGCTCGACGTGAAGGACTGGGGCGCCTCAAGCGGCTTCTGCAAGATCGGCGACGGCGACGTCAACTGGCCGGCGGTGCGGCAGGCGCTGGCGGAGATCGGCTTCACGGGCTGGTGTACCGCAGAGGTTGAGGGAGGTGGACGCGAGCGGCTGGCGGACATCGCTCAGCGGATGAACAAGGTGCTGGCCCTGGCCTAG
- a CDS encoding HD domain-containing protein, whose translation MESSKLRRQIAWEAARLMYDRQESEYFRAKQKAARRYCRGWTSPADLPSNAEIRDQIQLFARLHEGDQRTVNLQTMRLAVLQMMRLMARFRPRLIGSVLTGHVRQGSDIDLHLFSNSMQAVTGVLDQQGLVYDVERKQVRKNGQEQVFRHVHVAAEHPLELTVYGAAEANFVFKSSITGKAIERVSIAELEQLLQLEYPNLDLEHALAEAQGRVDRFQLFEVLLLPLENVMQARQHHPEGDALYHSLQVFDLACDVLPYDEEFLTAALLHDVGKGIDRSDHVAAGLEALEGVISDRTHWLIENHMLAHCIADGSIGKRRLRRLKESESFDELVLLGECDRAGRQPGVEAPELEEAIAYLRDLSAMCG comes from the coding sequence TTGGAGAGTTCGAAACTGCGGCGGCAGATCGCCTGGGAGGCGGCCCGCTTGATGTACGACCGGCAAGAGTCCGAGTACTTCCGAGCCAAGCAGAAGGCGGCCCGGCGCTACTGCCGCGGCTGGACCAGCCCGGCCGACCTGCCCAGCAACGCCGAGATCCGCGACCAGATCCAGTTGTTCGCCCGCCTGCACGAGGGGGATCAACGGACCGTCAATCTGCAGACGATGCGTCTGGCCGTGCTGCAGATGATGCGATTGATGGCGCGGTTCCGCCCGCGGCTGATCGGCAGCGTGCTGACGGGCCACGTCCGGCAGGGGTCGGACATCGACCTGCACCTCTTCTCCAACAGCATGCAGGCGGTGACCGGTGTGCTCGACCAGCAGGGCCTGGTCTACGACGTCGAGCGGAAGCAGGTCCGCAAGAACGGCCAAGAGCAGGTCTTCCGGCACGTGCACGTCGCCGCGGAGCACCCGCTGGAGCTGACGGTCTACGGCGCGGCTGAGGCGAACTTCGTCTTCAAGAGCTCGATCACCGGCAAGGCGATCGAGCGCGTCAGCATCGCCGAGCTGGAGCAGCTATTGCAACTAGAGTACCCGAACCTCGACCTCGAGCACGCGCTCGCTGAGGCCCAGGGGCGGGTCGATCGCTTTCAGCTCTTCGAGGTGTTGTTGCTCCCTTTGGAGAACGTGATGCAGGCGCGCCAGCACCACCCCGAAGGAGACGCCCTGTACCACAGCCTGCAGGTCTTCGACCTGGCTTGCGACGTGCTTCCGTACGACGAGGAGTTCCTCACCGCGGCGTTGCTGCACGACGTGGGCAAGGGGATCGATCGCTCCGACCACGTGGCGGCCGGCCTCGAGGCGCTCGAAGGGGTCATCTCAGACCGCACCCATTGGCTGATCGAGAACCACATGCTCGCGCACTGCATCGCGGATGGATCGATCGGCAAACGCAGGTTGCGGCGTCTGAAAGAGTCGGAGAGCTTTGACGAACTCGTGCTGCTGGGCGAGTGCGACCGGGCCGGCCGGCAGCCGGGCGTTGAGGCGCCAGAGCTGGAGGAAGCGATCGCGTACCTCCGCGACCTCAGCGCCATGTGCGGCTGA
- a CDS encoding dihydrodipicolinate synthase family protein — protein MPQSSPTLPRPLTGIVPPLLTPLADRDQIDAAGLQRLIEHVLAGGVSGLFLLGTTGEAVSLSPAARRELVRLAIGYVDGRVPVLVGVTDNSVAETIAMAQHAAQAGAAAVVATTPFFIPLEQHELASYIRAVVAECPLPLFLYNMPRLTKTWFETDTVAELMEIESIVGLKDSSGDLRYLATVCKLARRRADWSVLVGPEDLLVEAVGLGAHGCVGGGGNVWPRLLVDLYRAAAAGDEPLTRALQARHAALCEVFSSGGYAAGAIRGIKCAAELVGLCSGRMAEPLAPCTAAQREQVERVLNDAGLLSPRPIAAAD, from the coding sequence ATGCCCCAGTCCAGCCCCACGCTCCCCCGGCCGCTCACAGGGATCGTCCCCCCACTGCTGACGCCGCTAGCCGATCGCGACCAGATCGACGCCGCCGGCCTTCAGCGGCTCATCGAGCACGTGCTGGCCGGCGGCGTCAGCGGCCTGTTCCTGCTGGGCACCACGGGGGAAGCCGTGTCGCTCTCCCCGGCGGCGCGGCGCGAGTTGGTACGCCTGGCGATCGGCTACGTCGATGGCCGCGTCCCCGTGCTGGTCGGGGTGACGGACAACTCCGTCGCAGAGACGATCGCGATGGCGCAGCACGCGGCGCAGGCGGGCGCCGCGGCCGTGGTGGCGACCACCCCCTTCTTCATCCCGCTGGAGCAGCACGAGCTGGCGTCGTACATCCGCGCGGTCGTCGCAGAGTGCCCGCTGCCGCTCTTCCTGTACAACATGCCGCGGCTCACCAAGACCTGGTTCGAGACCGACACAGTCGCGGAGCTGATGGAGATTGAATCGATCGTTGGGCTGAAGGACAGCTCGGGCGACCTGCGGTACCTGGCCACGGTGTGCAAGCTCGCCCGTCGCCGGGCCGATTGGTCGGTGCTGGTGGGCCCGGAGGACCTGCTTGTCGAGGCGGTCGGGCTGGGGGCGCACGGCTGCGTCGGCGGCGGCGGCAACGTCTGGCCCCGGCTGCTGGTAGACCTCTACCGAGCCGCGGCCGCCGGAGACGAACCGCTCACGCGCGCGTTGCAGGCCCGCCACGCCGCGCTGTGCGAAGTTTTTTCGAGCGGCGGCTACGCCGCCGGCGCGATCCGCGGCATCAAGTGCGCCGCCGAGCTGGTGGGGCTATGCTCGGGCCGGATGGCAGAGCCGCTGGCGCCCTGCACCGCTGCGCAGCGAGAGCAGGTTGAGCGGGTGCTGAACGACGCGGGGCTGCTCTCGCCCCGGCCCATAGCCGCCGCCGACTAA
- a CDS encoding amidohydrolase family protein: MILDSHHHLWQYSPREYGWIGKGMESIARDFALSDLEAAAAAAGVEASVAVQARQTVEETDWLISLAEQPGMIRGVVGWAPLADPSLARRLERWADHAVLKGLRHVVQDEPDDGFLDREDFNRGVRQALAAGYSYDILIFARHLPAAIRLVDRHPEGRFVLDHLGKPAIAEGEIEVWRTGLNHLAERPNVCCKVSGMVTEADWEQWSPEQLRPYLDAALEAFGPGRLMFGSDWPVSLLASPYHRWVEVVSEWAAALSQPERDGLFYRNAADFYRIDCGA; encoded by the coding sequence ATGATCCTCGATTCGCACCACCACCTGTGGCAGTACAGCCCCCGCGAGTACGGATGGATCGGCAAGGGGATGGAGTCGATCGCACGCGACTTCGCGCTGAGCGACCTAGAGGCCGCCGCGGCGGCCGCCGGCGTTGAGGCGTCGGTCGCGGTCCAGGCCCGCCAGACGGTAGAAGAGACGGACTGGCTCATCAGCCTGGCGGAGCAGCCGGGGATGATCCGGGGCGTGGTCGGTTGGGCGCCCCTGGCCGACCCCTCGCTTGCGCGGCGCCTGGAGCGCTGGGCGGACCATGCCGTGCTCAAGGGGCTGCGCCACGTCGTGCAAGACGAGCCGGACGACGGCTTCCTCGATCGGGAAGACTTCAACCGGGGCGTCCGCCAGGCGCTGGCGGCCGGCTACAGCTACGACATCCTGATCTTCGCCCGGCATCTGCCGGCGGCGATCCGCCTGGTCGACCGTCACCCCGAAGGGAGGTTCGTGCTCGATCACCTCGGCAAGCCGGCGATCGCCGAGGGAGAGATCGAGGTGTGGCGCACGGGGCTGAATCACCTCGCCGAGCGGCCGAACGTCTGCTGCAAGGTCTCGGGGATGGTCACCGAGGCCGACTGGGAGCAATGGTCGCCCGAGCAGCTCAGGCCCTACCTCGACGCTGCGCTGGAGGCCTTCGGGCCGGGGCGGTTGATGTTTGGCTCCGACTGGCCGGTGAGCCTGTTGGCGAGCCCCTACCACCGCTGGGTCGAGGTCGTATCGGAATGGGCCGCGGCGCTGTCGCAGCCCGAACGCGACGGGCTGTTCTATCGGAACGCGGCCGACTTCTACCGGATCGATTGCGGGGCCTGA
- a CDS encoding RbsD/FucU domain-containing protein, whose amino-acid sequence MIKTGILNPAIASLLRRVRHTNTLVISDRGFPCWPMIETVDISLVDDVPTVLQVLSAIRANFQVGHAWMAQEFLENNDAPTTAAFADALSGVAVHHEPHVEFKRRVPYAIGLIRTGDTTQYANMILESS is encoded by the coding sequence ATGATTAAGACCGGAATACTCAACCCCGCGATCGCGTCGCTGCTGCGGCGTGTGCGCCATACCAACACGCTGGTGATCTCCGATCGCGGCTTCCCCTGCTGGCCGATGATCGAGACGGTTGATATCAGCTTGGTAGACGACGTGCCGACCGTGCTGCAGGTGCTCAGCGCTATCCGCGCAAACTTTCAGGTTGGGCACGCGTGGATGGCGCAAGAGTTCCTCGAGAACAACGACGCGCCCACCACCGCGGCGTTCGCGGACGCCCTGTCGGGCGTAGCGGTCCACCACGAGCCGCACGTCGAGTTCAAGCGCCGCGTCCCTTACGCGATCGGCCTGATCCGCACCGGCGACACCACCCAATACGCCAACATGATCCTGGAATCGTCATGA